One window of Mucilaginibacter inviolabilis genomic DNA carries:
- a CDS encoding SDR family oxidoreductase, translating to MNISILGCGWYGQALAKALISEGHTVKGSTTSSQKMDTLTVEGIDPYLVNFSPGNEHYDDSFFACDVLFICIPPKSRGGERPEFIDKIQGIIKAIKKHDVKKVVFISSTAVYADVNADVDELSNPQPNTEAGRILLQAENLFSAETTFKTTIIRFAGLIGPGRDPGRFFAGKKDIANGKAPVNLIHLDDCIGLSIAIIDRQTFGYLFNGCSPDHPDRSAFYTSAAIRSGLELPEFIDELKEWKMVKGVHVDEILGYRYKVRIE from the coding sequence ATGAATATCAGTATTTTAGGTTGCGGCTGGTACGGCCAGGCATTGGCAAAGGCATTGATTAGCGAGGGACATACTGTAAAAGGTTCCACCACATCATCGCAAAAAATGGATACGCTAACTGTTGAAGGTATTGATCCATACCTGGTGAACTTTTCGCCTGGTAACGAACATTATGACGATTCCTTTTTTGCCTGCGATGTTCTCTTTATCTGCATCCCGCCAAAAAGCAGGGGCGGCGAACGCCCTGAGTTTATTGATAAGATACAAGGCATCATCAAAGCCATTAAAAAGCACGATGTAAAAAAGGTGGTATTCATCAGTTCTACCGCTGTTTATGCCGATGTAAATGCCGATGTTGATGAATTAAGCAACCCGCAACCCAATACCGAAGCCGGCAGGATCTTACTACAAGCAGAAAACCTGTTCAGCGCAGAAACCACATTTAAAACTACTATTATCCGCTTCGCGGGATTGATCGGTCCGGGTCGTGATCCGGGCAGGTTTTTTGCCGGCAAAAAGGATATTGCTAACGGTAAGGCCCCGGTTAACCTCATCCATCTGGATGATTGTATTGGCCTGAGCATAGCTATTATTGACAGGCAGACATTTGGCTATTTGTTCAATGGCTGTTCGCCAGATCATCCGGACCGGTCTGCTTTTTATACGAGTGCGGCCATCAGGTCGGGATTAGAACTTCCGGAATTTATTGATGAATTGAAGGAATGGAAGATGGTGAAGGGTGTGCATGTGGATGAGATTTTGGGATATCGGTATAAGGTGAGGATTGAATAG
- a CDS encoding acyltransferase family protein: MANTIVGDKATSISRPRLLSLDFFRGFTVAAMILVNDPGDWGHIYWPLEHSKWNGCTPTDLVFPFFLFMVGVSVVYAMQAKKTDTASHPKLMLSILRRTIIIVLLGICLPLIGDFQFAHLRFPGVLQRIGVVFGITAVLYIKTNTRTQIIIAAACLIGYYLLMTLVPVPGFGPANLNPETNLGAWLDRLVFTPNHLWGASKTWDPEGLLGTIPAIGTCLIGVLTGTWLKSDRLKTGNQILRLTNVGALLAVAGLIWNTFFPINKSLWTSSFVLFTAGLAIIILSVSYWLIDVKGYKKLLPPFLAFGRNAIAAYVLADVIPAIISIIPVTDNGHKTNIWSYMYFHLLTPNFSPENASLISAIFTVIIIFIPVWILYRRNITVKI; encoded by the coding sequence ATGGCAAACACCATCGTTGGCGATAAAGCCACCAGTATCAGTCGCCCGCGCTTGCTTTCGCTCGATTTTTTTCGAGGATTTACCGTAGCGGCCATGATACTGGTGAATGATCCCGGCGACTGGGGTCATATTTACTGGCCCCTGGAGCATTCCAAATGGAACGGCTGCACACCAACTGACCTGGTTTTTCCTTTCTTTTTATTTATGGTAGGCGTATCTGTTGTTTACGCCATGCAAGCTAAAAAAACGGATACTGCAAGTCATCCAAAATTGATGCTGTCCATCCTGCGCCGTACTATTATTATTGTCCTGCTGGGAATTTGTTTACCACTTATCGGCGATTTTCAATTTGCTCATTTACGTTTCCCCGGCGTATTACAGCGCATTGGTGTTGTTTTTGGCATTACCGCTGTACTCTATATTAAAACCAATACCCGCACGCAGATAATTATTGCTGCTGCCTGTTTAATTGGCTATTACCTGCTCATGACACTGGTGCCCGTACCCGGTTTCGGCCCTGCCAACCTTAATCCTGAAACCAATTTGGGGGCCTGGCTTGATAGGCTGGTATTTACCCCAAATCACCTTTGGGGCGCGTCAAAGACCTGGGATCCGGAAGGATTGCTGGGTACTATCCCGGCTATCGGTACTTGTTTAATTGGTGTGCTTACCGGTACCTGGCTCAAAAGTGATAGGCTAAAAACCGGCAACCAGATACTCCGGTTAACAAACGTCGGAGCCTTGCTGGCCGTTGCCGGATTGATCTGGAATACTTTCTTCCCCATCAACAAATCTTTATGGACAAGCTCCTTTGTCTTGTTCACCGCCGGGTTGGCCATCATTATCCTTTCTGTATCTTATTGGCTTATTGATGTAAAAGGCTATAAAAAATTGTTGCCGCCATTCCTGGCTTTCGGGCGTAATGCTATAGCCGCCTATGTGCTGGCCGATGTTATTCCCGCTATTATATCCATTATCCCGGTTACCGATAACGGGCACAAGACCAATATCTGGTCGTACATGTATTTTCATTTGCTCACGCCAAATTTTTCGCCAGAGAATGCCTCGCTTATTTCGGCTATCTTTACGGTGATCATCATTTTTATACCGGTTTGGATCCTGTACCGCAGGAACATTACGGTTAAAATTTAA
- a CDS encoding glycoside hydrolase family 3 N-terminal domain-containing protein, with protein MVQKKWSLTIAAFLIISAAYAQVYKDPKAPVPARVKDLLGRMTLEEKVGQMSMNSLKGSLDNPIAYGVCESPFVTINEIASLSVKAKKYAREKTRLGIPPIQIGECLHGQLAAGATIFPQAIAQGSSWNPALIKQMGSVIAYEASSSGVDQALSPLFDLIRDPRFGRVEECYAEDPYLVSQLGTAFVTGMQGDAEQSLIGIGKDKVMCTAKHFAAYSIPVAGINLGPASIGERELRSIFLPPFRDAVQKANIYSVMPSYNEMDGVPAHANRFLLEQVLRKEWGFKGYVFSDYEGLKMLYGFQRTAKDAETAAPMALNAGVDLEAPSPDVYSKLIELVKAGKVKEAQIDTAVARILTAKFKAGLFEKPLVDTLQLKKRVHTPAHVALSQEIAEESIILLKNDRQLLPLNINKLKSLAVIGPNANQVQYGDYSSTRDNRSGTTLLDGIKQLVGNKIKINYAKGSALSGQDTSGFAEAVTAAKNSDAVVVVLGTTSVVFSGIGWNGHTPESEPKDPFTCGEGYDVTDINPDGVQRQLLQAIYKTGKPVILVLVHGRPWSISWEKEHIPAILEAWYPGERGGNAVANILFGKVNPSGRLNVSIPQSTGHIPVFYNHVSSGRGFYHNPGSLDKPGQDYVFSSTDPLFPFGFGLSYTSFKYSNMQVSAMSFDKGGQVQVSVDVTNTGSVDGKEVVQMYLGNKVNSVTTPVMALKGFDKITLKPGETKTVKFSITPLDIAIWNMDMKRVNEPGTFDVMIARSAADVVLTKTLEYKE; from the coding sequence ATGGTGCAAAAAAAATGGAGTTTAACGATAGCGGCATTTTTGATCATATCCGCCGCCTATGCCCAGGTTTATAAAGACCCGAAAGCTCCTGTGCCCGCCCGGGTCAAAGACTTGCTTGGCCGCATGACACTGGAAGAAAAGGTAGGGCAGATGAGTATGAACTCCTTAAAAGGTTCGCTGGATAATCCCATTGCTTATGGTGTGTGCGAAAGCCCCTTCGTTACGATTAATGAAATAGCATCCCTATCCGTTAAAGCCAAAAAGTACGCCCGCGAAAAAACACGATTAGGTATCCCTCCCATACAAATAGGCGAGTGCCTGCACGGGCAACTGGCCGCAGGAGCTACCATATTTCCGCAGGCCATAGCGCAGGGTAGCAGCTGGAATCCGGCACTCATCAAACAAATGGGCTCGGTGATTGCCTACGAGGCATCCTCCTCGGGTGTTGACCAGGCGTTATCTCCTTTATTTGACCTTATTCGCGACCCGCGTTTTGGTAGGGTAGAAGAATGTTATGCCGAAGATCCTTACCTGGTAAGCCAATTGGGAACTGCCTTTGTAACCGGGATGCAGGGCGATGCTGAGCAAAGCCTCATCGGTATTGGAAAAGATAAGGTAATGTGTACTGCGAAACATTTTGCTGCCTATAGTATCCCGGTGGCTGGTATCAATTTAGGGCCTGCATCCATTGGTGAGCGGGAACTGCGGTCGATATTTCTGCCGCCCTTCCGCGATGCGGTGCAAAAGGCTAATATTTACTCGGTAATGCCATCCTATAACGAAATGGACGGTGTGCCTGCCCACGCCAACCGCTTTTTATTGGAGCAGGTGTTGCGTAAAGAGTGGGGCTTTAAAGGCTATGTGTTCTCTGATTACGAAGGCTTGAAAATGTTATACGGTTTTCAACGTACCGCTAAAGATGCGGAAACTGCCGCGCCCATGGCCCTCAATGCAGGTGTTGATCTGGAAGCGCCCAGTCCAGATGTATACAGTAAACTGATAGAGCTGGTAAAAGCAGGTAAGGTAAAAGAAGCGCAGATAGATACTGCAGTTGCCCGCATCCTGACCGCCAAGTTTAAGGCCGGTTTGTTTGAAAAACCTTTGGTTGATACCTTACAACTGAAAAAACGAGTACATACCCCGGCGCATGTGGCCCTTTCGCAGGAAATAGCCGAAGAATCTATCATTCTGCTTAAAAACGATCGGCAATTGCTGCCTTTAAATATCAACAAACTGAAATCGCTCGCCGTGATCGGCCCAAATGCCAACCAGGTACAATACGGCGATTATAGCTCCACCCGGGATAACCGATCCGGAACTACCCTATTGGATGGTATTAAACAATTAGTGGGTAATAAAATAAAGATCAATTACGCCAAAGGCAGCGCATTGTCTGGCCAGGATACAAGTGGCTTTGCAGAGGCGGTTACTGCCGCCAAAAATAGCGACGCTGTGGTGGTGGTTTTAGGCACTACCAGTGTGGTATTCTCCGGTATAGGCTGGAATGGTCATACACCCGAAAGCGAACCCAAAGATCCTTTTACCTGCGGCGAAGGTTATGATGTGACTGATATCAATCCCGATGGCGTACAACGGCAACTGTTGCAGGCTATTTATAAAACCGGCAAACCAGTGATCCTGGTGCTGGTGCATGGCCGGCCCTGGAGCATCAGCTGGGAAAAAGAACATATCCCGGCCATCCTCGAAGCCTGGTATCCCGGCGAAAGGGGCGGCAATGCGGTGGCTAATATCCTATTTGGTAAGGTGAACCCATCGGGCAGGTTAAACGTGTCTATACCTCAATCTACGGGGCATATCCCGGTGTTTTATAATCATGTAAGTTCTGGCAGGGGTTTTTATCATAACCCGGGTTCACTGGATAAGCCGGGGCAGGATTATGTTTTTTCCTCCACCGATCCGCTTTTTCCTTTTGGTTTTGGCCTGAGTTATACCTCGTTTAAGTACAGCAATATGCAGGTATCGGCGATGTCATTTGATAAAGGCGGGCAGGTGCAGGTTTCTGTCGACGTAACTAATACAGGCAGTGTAGATGGTAAAGAAGTAGTGCAAATGTACCTGGGTAATAAAGTAAATTCGGTAACCACGCCGGTGATGGCCCTGAAAGGTTTTGACAAGATAACCCTTAAACCCGGCGAAACCAAAACGGTAAAGTTCAGCATCACACCCCTTGATATCGCCATCTGGAACATGGATATGAAACGGGTAAACGAACCGGGAACCTTTGATGTAATGATCGCCCGCTCGGCAGCAGACGTAGTGCTCACCAAAACGTTGGAATATAAAGAATAA
- a CDS encoding OmpP1/FadL family transporter, producing the protein MKIKYLLSIIAIVAVTKTSFAQYSQDVVRFSTFQNGSTSRIKAIGNAGTAIGGDLSSISGNPAGLGFFTHSEFSITPEFNGSKVNSTYFGQAGNASKNSGNLSNASIVFYQRLNTAKGRDKTKGWLSINYGAGYSRTNNFYENIAYSGKNASNSISDYYAGTANNRPDDALAQWAYKDKLIDNFGTTQKPDFASTVSVPVNQTGIISRIGGQSEFDFAFGANYSNKLYLGLGVAITDLRYDYSRQFIEDGTASITNGGTTGTPTPFNSNYAQNQSTRGSGANVKLGVIYKPVEAVRLGFTFTSPTFYSINDIYAEGLATSINGNRNQPNSSGDYALNYNMRTPLKLAGGAAVFIGKYGFISGDVEYIDYSTTHISNNDSYDNTDDINAIKANYKSAVNVHVGAEARVTNMFYLRGGYSQQGSPFKNNTGATDISSDIKTVSGGIGLRFGQYYVDATYAHITGSEAFSPYLINNGNPTANFKKTNNNGFLTLGYRF; encoded by the coding sequence ATGAAAATAAAATATTTACTTAGTATAATCGCTATAGTAGCTGTTACTAAAACCAGTTTTGCGCAGTACTCACAGGATGTAGTCCGCTTTTCGACCTTTCAAAACGGTTCTACATCACGTATCAAAGCCATTGGCAATGCGGGTACCGCTATCGGTGGCGATTTAAGTTCTATTAGCGGCAACCCGGCAGGTCTGGGCTTTTTCACCCATTCAGAGTTCAGCATCACACCTGAATTTAATGGTTCTAAAGTAAACTCCACTTATTTTGGGCAAGCCGGCAACGCCAGTAAAAACAGCGGCAACTTAAGCAACGCTTCCATCGTGTTTTACCAGCGCCTCAATACGGCAAAAGGAAGGGATAAAACCAAGGGATGGCTCAGTATCAATTATGGAGCAGGCTACAGTCGCACCAATAACTTTTATGAAAATATAGCTTATAGCGGCAAAAATGCATCTAACTCCATATCTGATTATTACGCAGGTACGGCTAATAACCGCCCGGATGATGCACTTGCACAATGGGCTTATAAAGATAAGTTGATTGATAATTTCGGCACCACTCAAAAACCCGATTTTGCCAGTACGGTATCTGTACCGGTAAACCAAACCGGGATAATTTCGCGTATAGGTGGTCAATCGGAGTTTGATTTTGCTTTTGGCGCCAACTATAGCAATAAACTATACCTAGGTTTGGGCGTTGCCATAACAGACCTCCGGTACGATTATTCCCGCCAGTTTATTGAAGATGGTACAGCGTCTATCACTAACGGAGGTACAACCGGTACCCCCACGCCCTTTAATTCCAACTACGCGCAAAATCAATCAACCAGGGGCTCTGGTGCCAATGTTAAACTGGGTGTTATTTACAAGCCTGTGGAAGCGGTTCGTTTAGGATTTACCTTCACCTCGCCAACATTTTACAGCATTAATGACATCTATGCCGAAGGACTGGCTACATCAATTAACGGAAACCGTAACCAGCCTAACTCATCTGGCGATTATGCGCTTAATTACAACATGCGTACCCCACTTAAACTGGCCGGTGGTGCAGCGGTATTTATTGGCAAGTATGGTTTTATATCGGGCGATGTAGAATACATCGACTATTCAACAACGCATATCAGCAATAACGACTCTTACGATAATACCGATGATATCAATGCTATTAAAGCCAATTATAAATCGGCTGTCAATGTACATGTAGGCGCCGAGGCCCGTGTAACCAATATGTTTTATTTACGTGGCGGCTATAGCCAGCAAGGCAGTCCTTTTAAAAATAATACCGGCGCAACAGATATAAGCAGCGATATCAAAACGGTTAGCGGCGGTATTGGTTTGCGATTTGGTCAATATTATGTGGATGCTACTTATGCACACATTACTGGTTCCGAAGCATTTTCGCCATACTTAATTAACAATGGAAACCCAACTGCCAATTTTAAAAAGACAAACAATAACGGTTTCCTGACTTTGGGATACAGGTTTTAA
- a CDS encoding GH92 family glycosyl hydrolase: protein MRKCLLIGMLFLCGCLGAYAQSYSKYVDPFIGTSATGHTFPGATVPFGMVQLSPETGNFGWNYCSGYRYEDTVITGFAHTHLSGTGGVDLGDVLFFPFQGKDPQQFVSRFSHRNEKASPGYYEVILDNNDIKVQLTASAHTGLHRYTFNKAGQSHLLIDMQSGLVENAEELKEHVSEGSVTIDSKNDVSGYAFSNQWVEKKVYFTARFSKAFTGSHFIDEDHRRLIVDFDTQPGETIEIKVAISGVSIDGARKNLAAETANKTFDQVKAEASKVWESYFNRMKAEGTPSQKTAFYTSIYHALIQPNNIADVDGRYRGADGEIHQSADKVYYSTLSLWDTYRAAQPLYTLMCPDKDGEIIETMLQHFNTAKLLPIWTLWGKESYAMIGNHAVPAIVDAALKGIKGFNGEKAFDAIKASLTNNKSPKYNWDTYMRYGYLPSDSVKREAVSRTLEAAYDDWCAAQLAKSLHKTADYNYFNKRSRFYVNLFDKSTNLMRGRLANGDWVRPFANLDSGQLAIGGDYTEGNAWQYVWSVQQDIPGLIKLMGGNKPFTAKLDSLFSMDSKVFGKGSTLDVTGLIGQYAHGNEPNHHVAYLYTLAGQPYKTQRLVRQIADQFYQNKPDSLSGNDDCGQMSAWYIFSAMGFYPVNPADGRYIFGAPQLSKISMALANGKSFVIEAKGLSEVNKYVQSISLNGKPYPKNDISHADILKGGRLVFVMGDKPKM, encoded by the coding sequence ATGCGAAAATGCCTGCTGATCGGAATGCTTTTTTTATGCGGATGCCTTGGCGCTTACGCTCAGAGTTACAGTAAATATGTCGATCCATTTATAGGTACTTCCGCCACGGGGCATACCTTTCCGGGTGCCACGGTACCGTTTGGGATGGTGCAGCTAAGCCCGGAAACGGGAAATTTTGGCTGGAACTATTGCTCCGGCTATCGTTATGAGGATACGGTGATCACCGGCTTTGCCCATACCCATTTAAGCGGTACAGGTGGGGTTGACTTGGGCGATGTGCTGTTCTTCCCTTTTCAGGGTAAAGATCCGCAGCAGTTTGTTAGCAGGTTTTCGCATCGGAATGAAAAAGCCTCACCGGGTTATTATGAAGTGATACTGGATAATAACGATATCAAAGTGCAACTCACCGCCTCGGCGCATACCGGTCTGCATCGCTATACGTTCAACAAAGCCGGTCAATCGCACCTGCTCATCGATATGCAAAGTGGACTGGTAGAGAATGCGGAAGAGTTGAAAGAGCACGTATCCGAAGGAAGTGTCACCATCGATTCAAAAAACGATGTCAGTGGTTACGCTTTTAGCAATCAATGGGTGGAAAAGAAAGTTTATTTCACCGCGAGGTTCAGCAAGGCTTTTACCGGCTCTCATTTTATTGACGAAGATCATCGTCGCCTGATAGTCGACTTTGATACCCAACCCGGCGAAACCATTGAAATTAAAGTAGCCATATCTGGTGTAAGTATCGATGGCGCCCGCAAAAACCTGGCTGCCGAAACCGCTAACAAAACTTTTGATCAGGTTAAAGCCGAAGCCTCCAAAGTTTGGGAAAGCTATTTCAACCGGATGAAGGCCGAAGGTACCCCCTCACAAAAGACCGCCTTTTATACCAGCATTTACCACGCCCTGATACAGCCCAACAATATTGCCGATGTGGATGGCCGATACCGCGGCGCTGATGGTGAAATTCATCAATCGGCAGATAAGGTGTATTATTCCACCCTTTCGCTATGGGATACCTACCGGGCGGCGCAGCCATTGTATACATTGATGTGCCCGGATAAAGATGGAGAGATCATCGAAACCATGCTGCAGCATTTTAATACCGCCAAGCTACTGCCCATATGGACCTTGTGGGGCAAAGAAAGCTATGCCATGATCGGCAATCATGCTGTACCTGCTATAGTGGATGCCGCTTTAAAAGGCATCAAAGGTTTTAACGGAGAGAAGGCATTCGATGCCATTAAAGCCTCGCTCACCAATAACAAAAGCCCCAAGTACAACTGGGATACTTACATGCGCTATGGTTATTTACCGTCCGACTCGGTAAAGCGCGAGGCTGTTTCCCGTACGCTGGAAGCTGCTTATGACGATTGGTGCGCCGCTCAACTGGCCAAATCCCTGCATAAAACAGCCGATTATAACTATTTCAACAAACGATCCAGGTTCTATGTAAATTTGTTTGACAAGTCGACCAACCTGATGCGGGGCCGTTTGGCAAATGGTGATTGGGTGCGTCCTTTTGCCAACCTGGATAGTGGTCAGTTGGCCATTGGTGGCGATTATACCGAAGGCAACGCCTGGCAATATGTATGGTCGGTACAGCAGGATATTCCCGGCTTGATCAAACTCATGGGCGGGAATAAACCTTTTACCGCCAAGCTCGATTCCCTGTTTAGTATGGACTCTAAAGTATTTGGCAAAGGTTCCACATTGGATGTTACGGGGTTGATAGGCCAGTACGCGCATGGCAACGAGCCCAATCATCACGTCGCTTATTTATATACGCTTGCAGGTCAACCTTACAAAACCCAGCGCCTGGTACGTCAAATAGCCGATCAATTTTATCAGAACAAACCCGATAGCCTTTCGGGGAACGACGACTGCGGGCAAATGTCGGCCTGGTATATTTTCTCGGCCATGGGCTTTTATCCCGTTAATCCGGCAGATGGCCGTTACATTTTCGGGGCACCTCAGTTGAGTAAGATAAGCATGGCTCTGGCCAACGGTAAAAGTTTTGTGATCGAAGCCAAAGGTTTATCAGAAGTCAATAAATATGTGCAAAGCATCAGCCTGAATGGCAAGCCTTATCCGAAAAATGATATCAGTCATGCCGATATTTTAAAAGGCGGGCGGTTGGTTTTTGTGATGGGGGATAAGCCGAAGATGTGA
- a CDS encoding lipocalin family protein encodes MKKEILATSVVLGLTALALQARCKPLETVKYVELKKYLGTWFEIAAFPQIFEKGCSCTSATYGLAEDGSVIVKNRCIKDGKLKVTAGRAFVTDHTNAKLDVEFFWPFKGKYWIIDLAKDYSYAVVGHPNRNYLWILSRRPTLDEQTYNELVVRAADKGFDVRKLVKTEQIADVSGI; translated from the coding sequence ATGAAAAAGGAGATTTTAGCAACATCAGTTGTTTTAGGGTTAACTGCCCTGGCCCTGCAAGCCAGGTGTAAACCTTTAGAAACTGTGAAATACGTAGAATTAAAAAAATATTTAGGTACCTGGTTTGAGATAGCTGCCTTTCCGCAGATTTTTGAAAAGGGCTGCAGCTGCACATCGGCAACTTATGGATTGGCGGAAGATGGTTCAGTCATCGTCAAAAATCGTTGTATTAAAGATGGTAAATTAAAAGTAACCGCGGGACGGGCTTTTGTGACCGATCATACCAACGCGAAACTCGACGTGGAATTCTTTTGGCCCTTTAAAGGTAAATACTGGATCATTGACCTGGCTAAAGATTATAGCTACGCGGTAGTGGGGCACCCCAACCGTAATTATTTATGGATACTGAGCCGCAGGCCAACGCTCGATGAGCAAACTTATAATGAACTGGTAGTACGCGCTGCCGATAAAGGTTTCGACGTGCGCAAACTGGTAAAAACCGAGCAGATAGCCGACGTGTCGGGGATATAG
- a CDS encoding beta-N-acetylhexosaminidase yields MIRFSKIYLLLIITCLGLGVKESTAQMHIIPQPLHVTTQKGSFVLNSNALIGVDKQSAAVGKYLQDYLSRYYKLQLNLKVYTQIPPSTAIRLISSNLKGADGAYALSITAGKITISGKGAGIFYGVQSLIQLLPPAATRTLQIPVGAISDEPRFQWRGLSIDVCRHFFTVDEVKKYIDVMAHYKLNVLHWHLTDDEGWRIQIDKYPKLTEVGSKIAYYAKEGKFRKLDNLVDGGNDGFYTKAEIRDVIKYAQDRFVTILPEIEMPGHSEAAIFAYPELGCKDSTGAKHRVRMLDPSEYTFKFMEDVLTEVIALFPNQYIHIGGDEAEMVDWLKSPTAVALMKKEGLKNEKEVQSYFIKRIEKFLISKNKKLVGWDEILQGGLAESATVMSWQGEAGGIEAARMHHHVVMTPLPYMYFDAPQANEQLEPIGWNPPVTWQMVYNYEPQSSQLTPAEADYILGAQGNIWTEKIPNAPHLEYMVYPRALAVAELAWSSKENKNIDRFEYKMKQQYPYFKLWNFNARLPDIVGVDHIITNADRLKQTLQYPLSGAQVRYSLNGKMPDSTAKAVAFPVNIDVTLKDSLQLKTYTTWSLNAQHILQSATIKHIKIKPREVGVAELKPGLGYKLFKAKENNYAKLEAVTPVSVTVITTATPMIQPVSDGDLTLVKFSGLIKIDTEGDYELTSGFEVSPTLYLDNELLIAGEKNTYVEPQKALLHLKKGFYEFSGYYTANEANSKQTLFVLKDANGKLLDPSAYLFHL; encoded by the coding sequence ATGATTCGTTTCAGCAAAATATATCTGCTTTTAATAATAACCTGTTTGGGCTTAGGTGTAAAAGAATCCACCGCTCAAATGCACATCATTCCACAACCGCTGCATGTAACCACGCAGAAGGGTAGTTTTGTATTGAATAGCAACGCGCTTATCGGCGTTGATAAGCAAAGCGCCGCGGTGGGTAAATACTTACAAGACTATCTGTCCCGGTATTATAAATTGCAGTTAAACCTGAAAGTTTATACCCAAATACCGCCATCAACAGCTATAAGATTAATCAGCAGTAATCTTAAAGGCGCGGATGGCGCTTATGCCCTGAGTATTACTGCCGGTAAAATAACTATATCCGGTAAAGGCGCCGGGATATTTTATGGGGTACAATCGCTTATCCAATTATTGCCTCCGGCTGCTACCAGGACCTTACAGATACCGGTTGGTGCCATTAGTGATGAGCCTCGCTTTCAGTGGCGCGGTTTGAGTATTGATGTATGCCGCCATTTTTTTACGGTTGATGAGGTGAAGAAATACATTGATGTGATGGCGCATTATAAACTCAATGTATTGCACTGGCATTTGACCGATGATGAAGGCTGGCGCATCCAGATTGATAAATATCCAAAGCTGACCGAAGTTGGCTCCAAAATAGCTTATTATGCTAAAGAAGGAAAGTTTCGTAAACTGGACAACCTGGTAGATGGAGGCAACGATGGTTTTTATACCAAAGCCGAGATTCGCGATGTGATCAAATATGCGCAGGACCGGTTTGTGACCATATTACCCGAAATTGAAATGCCGGGCCACAGTGAAGCAGCCATATTTGCCTATCCCGAACTGGGGTGCAAGGATTCTACAGGTGCCAAACACCGGGTACGTATGCTGGACCCCAGCGAATACACTTTTAAATTTATGGAAGATGTGCTGACCGAGGTGATCGCGTTGTTCCCAAATCAATATATACACATCGGTGGCGATGAAGCCGAAATGGTCGACTGGCTCAAAAGCCCAACAGCGGTTGCTCTCATGAAAAAGGAAGGTTTGAAGAACGAGAAGGAGGTGCAAAGCTATTTTATTAAACGCATTGAGAAATTCCTGATCTCCAAAAACAAAAAGCTGGTGGGTTGGGACGAGATATTGCAAGGCGGTTTAGCCGAGTCAGCAACAGTAATGAGCTGGCAGGGCGAAGCCGGAGGTATTGAAGCTGCCCGCATGCACCACCACGTAGTGATGACGCCATTGCCCTATATGTATTTTGATGCCCCGCAGGCCAACGAACAATTGGAACCCATAGGCTGGAACCCGCCGGTTACCTGGCAAATGGTGTACAACTATGAACCACAGTCGAGCCAGTTAACGCCTGCCGAGGCTGACTATATTTTAGGTGCGCAAGGCAATATCTGGACGGAAAAAATACCCAATGCCCCGCATCTGGAGTACATGGTTTATCCGCGTGCACTGGCTGTGGCAGAACTGGCCTGGAGCAGTAAAGAGAATAAGAACATCGATCGTTTTGAATACAAAATGAAACAGCAGTATCCTTATTTTAAACTCTGGAATTTCAACGCGCGCCTGCCCGATATTGTGGGTGTTGATCATATTATTACCAATGCCGACCGGCTTAAACAAACACTGCAATATCCTTTATCTGGAGCACAGGTACGTTATTCGCTCAACGGTAAAATGCCCGATAGTACGGCTAAAGCAGTGGCATTCCCTGTGAATATCGACGTTACATTGAAGGATAGCCTGCAACTGAAAACCTACACCACCTGGAGCCTGAACGCACAGCACATATTACAAAGCGCTACTATAAAACATATAAAAATTAAACCCAGGGAAGTTGGTGTAGCTGAGCTGAAACCTGGTTTAGGCTATAAGCTGTTCAAGGCCAAAGAAAATAATTATGCCAAGCTGGAAGCTGTTACGCCGGTTTCGGTAACCGTAATAACAACAGCCACTCCAATGATACAACCGGTAAGTGATGGCGATCTGACCCTGGTTAAATTCAGCGGACTGATTAAAATTGACACCGAAGGCGATTATGAGCTGACTTCGGGTTTTGAGGTGAGTCCCACTTTGTATCTGGATAATGAATTGCTCATCGCAGGTGAAAAAAATACTTATGTAGAGCCGCAAAAGGCACTACTACATCTTAAAAAGGGCTTTTATGAATTTAGCGGATATTACACGGCCAATGAGGCCAACAGCAAGCAGACATTGTTTGTGTTAAAGGATGCCAATGGTAAATTGCTTGACCCATCGGCATACCTGTTTCATTTATAG